The stretch of DNA CTGTCTACTCTCCCCCTACACCTCTCTGAACTCGCCCTCTACCGTCCCCTCGTCTTTACCGCCCTCGCCTCCCGGGGGAGGCGGCGGTTGCTGTCCGCCGGGGGGCGGCGGCTGGGCGCCGGGCGGGGGCTGCTGCGCCTGGTAGACCGCCTGGCCTATCTTCTGCATCGTTTCATTCAAAGCCTGCGTGGCGCTCTTGATTGTCTCGACGTTCGCGCCCTGCAAGGCGCTCTTGACCGCGGCTATCTTGGTTTCCGCCTCGGTATTGAGGTCGGCGGGAATCTTGTCCTTGTTGTCCCGCAGCGTTTTTTCCGCCTGGTAAGCGGCGGTATCCGCCATGTTCTTGGTTTCTATTTCCTCGCGCCGCTTGATATCCTCGGCGGCGTGCGCCTCCGCCTCTTTCTGCATCTTGCCCACCTCGTCCTTGGAGAGGCCGCTGGAGGCGGTGATGGTTATCTTCTGCTCCTTGCCGGTGCCTTTGTCCTGCGCCCGCACGTTAAGGATGCCGTTGGCGTCGAGGTCGAAGGTGACCTCGATTTGCGGCATGCCGCGCGGGGCGGGCAGAATGCCGTCCAGCATGAACCTGCCCAGCGTCCGGTTATCGGTCGCCATGGGCCGCTCGCCCTGGAGGATGTGTATCTCCACGCTCGGCTGGCTGTCCGCCGCCGTGCTGAATATCTGGCTTTTGGCGGTGGGGATGGTGGTGTTGCGGGGGATAAGGGGAGTGGCCACGCCGCCCAGGGTTTCTATGCCCAGCGTTAAAGGCGTTACGTCCAGTAAAAGCACGTCCTTGACCTCGCCCCTGAGCACGCCGGCCTGGATGGCCGCGCCGATGGCTACCACCTCGTCCGGGTTGACGCTCTTGTTGGGGTCCTTGCCGAAGTACTGCTTTACCTTGTCCTGCACCAGCGGCATGCGCGTCTGCCCGCCGACGAGTATTACCTCGTCGATCTGGGCGGTCGTCTTGCCGGCGTCGGTCAATGCCTGTTTGCACGGGCCGATGGTCTTTTCCACCAGGTCCATCACCAGCTGTTCGAGCTTGGCGCGGGTCAGCGCTATGTTGAGGTGCTTGGGGCCGCTGGCGTCCGCGGTGATAAACGGCAGGTTCACGTCTGTCTGCTGCACGCTGGAAAGCTCTACCTTGGCTTTTTCCGCGGCTTCCTTGAGACGCTGTAAAGCCGTCTTGTCCTGGCTTAAATCTATGCCCTGGTCTTTCTTGAACTCGGCCACCAGCCAGTCCATGATGCGCTGGTCGAAGTCCTCGCCGCCCAGGTGGGTATCGCCGTTGGTGGACTTTACCTGGAAGGTGCCTTCGCCCAGCTCCAGGATGGAAATATCGAAAGTTCCGCCGCCGAGGTCGTACACGGCCACCGTCTCGTCGGTCTTTTTATCCAGCCCGTAGGCCAGTGCCGCGGCGGTAGGCTCGTTGATGATTCTGAGCACGTTCAGCCCGGCGATGGCCCCGGCGTCCTTGGTGGCCTGCCGCTGGGCGTCGTTAAAATAGGCCGGCACGGTGACGACCGCGTCCGTGACTTTCTCCCCGAGATAAGCCTCCGCGTCCGCCTTTAGTTTCTGTAAAATCATGGCGGATATTTCCGGCGGACTGTACTCTTTGCCGCCCATCAGCACCCGCACGTCGTTATTGGGCGCCCTGGTGACTTTATAGGTCTTGCGCTTGGCGTCCTCTTCCACCGGCAGCTCGCGCCCGGCCGGTTCGCCCCATTTCCGCCCCATGAAGCGCTTGATGGCGTAGATGGTGTTTTCCGGGTTGACGATAGCCTGCCGTTTGGCTATCTGCCCCACCAGCCGCTCCCCGTTTTTATTTACCGCCACCACCGAAGGGAACAATCGGCTCCCCTCGGAGCTGGTGATTACCGTCGGTTCGCCGCCTTCCAGTACCGCCACCTCGCTGAAAGTAGTCCCTAAATCGATGCCTACTGCTTTAGCCATTTACTCTGCCTCCTTAGTCTCATCCGTGAATATCATGTGATAAATTTCATGAAAAAGATGTGACAAATATCAAATATTTATTTTTTTATTTAGTCAATGTCATCTTCGCCGACCGTATCCTCGGTTTCTTCCTCGCCCTTGCCCACGATGACGCGGGCGGGACGGAGCAGCTTGTCATGCAGGGTGTACCCCTTTTGAATCTCGGAAATGACCATGCCCTCTTTGCCTTTTTCCTGCCTTAATGCCTCGTGCAGGTTGGGGTCGAAGTCCATGCCCAGGGCGCAGATGGGCTTTACCCCCTGCCCCTCCAGGATGGTCTTGAACTTGCGCTCCACCAGCTTTACGCCTTCCACCCAGCCGCTCTGCGCGTATTCCTCCGGCACGGCGTTGAGGGCGCGCTCCAGGTCATCCAGCACCGGCAGGATATTGCAGTAAAGCGTGGAGTTGGCGTACTGGCTGAACTCCTGTCTTTCCTGCTCGGAGCGGCGCTTGAAGTTAATGAAGTCCGCCTGCGTCCGCTGCCAGGCGGTCAGGTATTCCTCGGCTTTTTGCTTCGCCTCGGCCAGCGCCTGTTCCAGGTCCGGCGTCTCTTCCGGCGCGGTCTCCCGGGGCATATCTTTATTCTTCTGTGTTTCTTCCGGGTCTTTTGGTTTCATAATCAGGCCCCGTAATAATTTATTTAGCTGGGTTCACTGCGGGTTTCTTTACCGTACAGGCCGCCCATCAGCTGGCTGAGCACCGAGGAAAGGTAATAGACCGTGGGTATCGTATGGGAATAGGGCATCCGGGTGGGCCCCACCACCGCGATGGTCCCGGAGACTTCCTCCGGCAGGCCGTAGCGGGCAATTACCACGCTGCAGTTGTGGATGGCCTCGAACTGGTTTTCCTTGCCGATGATGACGTGGACGCCCGGCTGCACCAGGCTGGTCGGGGCGATTACTTTAAGCAGGCCGCGCCGCTCGAACAGCTCCATCAATGTGCGCATCTGGCCGCTGTGGGCGAACTCCGGCTGGCCGAGCATGAAGTGCCAGCCTTCCAGGTACGGCTCCTGGTACTCTTTGCTGTCTTCCACGCGCATGATATCCACCAGGTAGACGGCCGCCTGTTTTTCAAACGGCGTCAGCTCCACTTTGCTTTCCGCTATCTGGCGGCTGGTCAGGCCGCTGAAAATGCCGTTAAGCTTGGCGCTGAGCAGGGAAAGGGCCGCCTGCGCCGCCGGCTCGTCAAAGGTTATCAGTTTTTGCTTGACCACGGCCCCGTCCAGCACCACCACCGCCAGAGCATTGGCGTCCTGCACGGCGATGAACTCCAGGTGCTTTAGTTTGCAGTCGGTGGACTTGGGCAAACTGACCACGGCCACGTTCTGGGTAAGCTTGGCCAGCAGCGTGGCGGTGAGGCTGACCCAGGCCTCCACCTCTTTCTCCACCTGGTGGAAGGTGTGGCTGATTAAATACTGCTCCTCGCGGGGCAGGGTAATGCTGTTTTCAATCGACTCCACGTAAAAGCGGTAGCCCCTGTCGGAAGGGATACACCCGGCGGAGGTGTGGGGCCGGATGAGATAGCCCTCTTTTTCCAGGCTGGCCATCTCGTTGCGGATGGTAGCCGGGCTTACCCCGAGGTTGGCCCTGTCCGCCACCACCTGGGATGGCACCGGCACCGCGTCGGTGATGTACTGCGCCACTATATAATTGAGTATTATGCCGCCCCTGGAAGTTATCATTTCAATCTCCGTTAGCAGTCTCCATGACCGACTGCTAATACTATTAATCTATCACCTCGGGGGGCGTTTGTCAAGGGTTTTTATAGCCGTAATCTCCCTTTTTCATCCCCCCGTCACTTTCCCCTTCCCCCCAACTATCAACTGTAAACTGTTAACTCCCTCTTACCCCTTTAAAACTTGCAACTCGCAGAAGGGCCGCCAGGTAATCCACCGACTTTTGTTAAGTTATCATTCCGTGCCTGACACGGAATCCAGCGGCGGGAAAAGGGGTGGATTCCAGCCTTCGCTGGAATGACATTTCCAGGTGTTGTTGTGGCAGCCGTCCATCACAACAATCCCTTCCCCCTTCCCTCTTCCCCCTAATCCCTAATTTCTCCCCCCTCTCCTTGACCCCCCAGCCTCTATATGTTAAATTGTAAACGTGGACATTACCTGGTTAGGACATTCCTGTTTCCGCATCAGAGGCAGTCAGGCCGTCATCGTTACGGACCCGTTTCCGCCGGACACCGGCTATACGCTGGGTAAAATCACCGCGGACATCGTGACCGTCAGCCACCCGCACCCTTCCCACTCGTTCCAGGAAGGCATTAACGGGGAGCACCGGCTGGTCAAAGGCCCCGGTGAGTATGAGATGAACGGCGTCCTGATGCTGGGCCTGACCACCTATCACGACTCCATCAAGGGGCAGGCCAAGGGGAAGAATACCATCTACCTGATGGAAGTGGACACCGTGGCTATCTGTCACCTCGGCGATATCGGCCACGTGATAAGCGACGCGCAGGTGGAGGAGCTGGGCAACGTGGATATCCTGATGGTGCCGGTGGGCGGCGTTTCCACCATTAACGCCTCCATGGCCGCGGAGACCGTCCGCAAGCTGGAGCCTAAGATTGTCCTGCCCATGCACTACAAGACGGATAAGACCACCCGGGAGCTGGAGCCGCTGGAAAACTTCCTCAAGGAAATGGGCGTTAGCCAGGCGGAGCCCAAGCCCAAGCTTACCGTCAGCAAGTCCAACCTGCCGCTGACCACCCAGGTGGTGGTGCTTACGGTCTAGCCCCCCGCCCCCCTCAATCGCGGTCCAGAAAATCCAGCAGTATCCGGTTGAACCGGCTGTTATCTTTTTGTTTGAACGGCGCGTGCCCGTAGCCCGGTATTATCTCCAGCCTCGCGCCCGGAATCAGCTTTTCCGCCCGGCGCGCCCCCGCCAGCGGCATGTAAGGGTCGAACCCTTTCCAGATGAGCAGCGTGGGCACTTTCAAATTCTGCAAAGCCGGGGTGCCCGCGTAGTTGTAGTCGTCCCCCTCCCGCGCCAGGAAGCGGGGAAACGGCTGGGTCTTGCCCGTCATGGTGCGCAGTAAGGCGAACCCGCTGAAAAGCGCCCTCCCCAGCGGCGATATCTTGCCCAGCCCGGTGGAGTCTATCAGCACGAGTTTTTTTATCTGTTCCGGCCGGGCGCCGGCCGCGTCCAGGCATACCCTCCCCCCTAAGGAGTGCCCTATCAGCACGGGGTTTTGTATCTGCAAAGCGTCCATGAAGTCCAGCAGAAAGTCCCGGAAGTCCGGCAGGTAGTAGCCCTTTTCGTCCCGCTCGCTCTCCCCGAAGCCGATGAGGTCCGGCGCGTAAAAGGTGAAGCGGTCTTTGAATGCGGACATAAAATCCAGCCAGTCGCGGGCATCGCTGGCGCCGCCGTGCGCCAGCACCACGGCCGGCCCGGAACCTGTCTTGAAGTAATGCGCGCGGCGGCCTTTTACTTCGAGCCGCCGGCTTTGCATACCGGCGCGTACGGGGTCATCGCTAGCGTCCATCGTGCGCCGTTTCGATATGAAGGTAGTTGATAAATCCCTCGAGCAGCCGGGAGACTATCCTCTCCGGCCGGTAAACGCAGAAAAAGTCGCGCGTCAGGCGCAGCCCCTTCACGCCCACCCGGGTGACCGCGCCCTGGGCCATGCAGTTTTTCACCGCCAGGCTGGAAACGAAGGCGATGCCCGCCCCCGCCGCCACCGCGGAGACCACCGACTGCGTGCTGCCCAGCACCATGTTGGGCGTCCATTTGCCGGTGGGGATGCCGGCCTGGGCCAGCAGGTTTTCCAGGCTGCGCTGCGTGCCGGAGGTAGCCTCGCGGAAGATAAGCGGCTCGCCCTCTATTTCATCCGGCGTAACCTCGCTCTTGCGGGCGAAGGGGTGGCCGGGGAAAACAATCAGCACTATTTCATCGCCGCCTATTTTAAAGGACGCCAGGTCTTTGCCCTCCGGCGGCACGCCGCAGAAGCCTATCTCGCAGGTGTTGTCCCGCACCCGCCCGATAACCGTCAGCGAATCGGAAACGTCCAGCCGGATATTCACCGCCGGGTAGCGTTTTTTAAACACCGCCAGCAGCGGCGGCAGCAGGAACTCGCCGGGAATGGTGCTGGCCGCTATGTGCAGGTCGCCGGAAACGTCGTCGCGCATGTGGTCCAGGTCTATAATCAGGCTTTCCCGCTCGGAGGCCACGCTCTCCGCGAAGCGCAGCAGCCGCTGCCCGGCCTGGGTCAGCGTAATCGTCCGCTGGCTGCGGTCGATGAGGCGCACCCCCAGC from Dehalococcoidales bacterium encodes:
- the dnaK gene encoding molecular chaperone DnaK; this translates as MAKAVGIDLGTTFSEVAVLEGGEPTVITSSEGSRLFPSVVAVNKNGERLVGQIAKRQAIVNPENTIYAIKRFMGRKWGEPAGRELPVEEDAKRKTYKVTRAPNNDVRVLMGGKEYSPPEISAMILQKLKADAEAYLGEKVTDAVVTVPAYFNDAQRQATKDAGAIAGLNVLRIINEPTAAALAYGLDKKTDETVAVYDLGGGTFDISILELGEGTFQVKSTNGDTHLGGEDFDQRIMDWLVAEFKKDQGIDLSQDKTALQRLKEAAEKAKVELSSVQQTDVNLPFITADASGPKHLNIALTRAKLEQLVMDLVEKTIGPCKQALTDAGKTTAQIDEVILVGGQTRMPLVQDKVKQYFGKDPNKSVNPDEVVAIGAAIQAGVLRGEVKDVLLLDVTPLTLGIETLGGVATPLIPRNTTIPTAKSQIFSTAADSQPSVEIHILQGERPMATDNRTLGRFMLDGILPAPRGMPQIEVTFDLDANGILNVRAQDKGTGKEQKITITASSGLSKDEVGKMQKEAEAHAAEDIKRREEIETKNMADTAAYQAEKTLRDNKDKIPADLNTEAETKIAAVKSALQGANVETIKSATQALNETMQKIGQAVYQAQQPPPGAQPPPPGGQQPPPPPGGEGGKDEGTVEGEFREV
- a CDS encoding nucleotide exchange factor GrpE, translated to MKPKDPEETQKNKDMPRETAPEETPDLEQALAEAKQKAEEYLTAWQRTQADFINFKRRSEQERQEFSQYANSTLYCNILPVLDDLERALNAVPEEYAQSGWVEGVKLVERKFKTILEGQGVKPICALGMDFDPNLHEALRQEKGKEGMVISEIQKGYTLHDKLLRPARVIVGKGEEETEDTVGEDDID
- the hrcA gene encoding heat-inducible transcriptional repressor HrcA, translated to MITSRGGIILNYIVAQYITDAVPVPSQVVADRANLGVSPATIRNEMASLEKEGYLIRPHTSAGCIPSDRGYRFYVESIENSITLPREEQYLISHTFHQVEKEVEAWVSLTATLLAKLTQNVAVVSLPKSTDCKLKHLEFIAVQDANALAVVVLDGAVVKQKLITFDEPAAQAALSLLSAKLNGIFSGLTSRQIAESKVELTPFEKQAAVYLVDIMRVEDSKEYQEPYLEGWHFMLGQPEFAHSGQMRTLMELFERRGLLKVIAPTSLVQPGVHVIIGKENQFEAIHNCSVVIARYGLPEEVSGTIAVVGPTRMPYSHTIPTVYYLSSVLSQLMGGLYGKETRSEPS
- a CDS encoding MBL fold metallo-hydrolase, producing the protein MDITWLGHSCFRIRGSQAVIVTDPFPPDTGYTLGKITADIVTVSHPHPSHSFQEGINGEHRLVKGPGEYEMNGVLMLGLTTYHDSIKGQAKGKNTIYLMEVDTVAICHLGDIGHVISDAQVEELGNVDILMVPVGGVSTINASMAAETVRKLEPKIVLPMHYKTDKTTRELEPLENFLKEMGVSQAEPKPKLTVSKSNLPLTTQVVVLTV
- a CDS encoding alpha/beta fold hydrolase, producing the protein MDASDDPVRAGMQSRRLEVKGRRAHYFKTGSGPAVVLAHGGASDARDWLDFMSAFKDRFTFYAPDLIGFGESERDEKGYYLPDFRDFLLDFMDALQIQNPVLIGHSLGGRVCLDAAGARPEQIKKLVLIDSTGLGKISPLGRALFSGFALLRTMTGKTQPFPRFLAREGDDYNYAGTPALQNLKVPTLLIWKGFDPYMPLAGARRAEKLIPGARLEIIPGYGHAPFKQKDNSRFNRILLDFLDRD
- a CDS encoding selenium metabolism-associated LysR family transcriptional regulator → MNTDQLKTFHEIVRLGSFSEVARQLGISQPAVSFQVQKLEQELGVRLIDRSQRTITLTQAGQRLLRFAESVASERESLIIDLDHMRDDVSGDLHIAASTIPGEFLLPPLLAVFKKRYPAVNIRLDVSDSLTVIGRVRDNTCEIGFCGVPPEGKDLASFKIGGDEIVLIVFPGHPFARKSEVTPDEIEGEPLIFREATSGTQRSLENLLAQAGIPTGKWTPNMVLGSTQSVVSAVAAGAGIAFVSSLAVKNCMAQGAVTRVGVKGLRLTRDFFCVYRPERIVSRLLEGFINYLHIETAHDGR